The following are encoded in a window of Bordetella genomosp. 10 genomic DNA:
- a CDS encoding 50S ribosomal protein L25/general stress protein Ctc, translating into MKFNATTRSVQGSSASRRLRRAGRVPAIVYGVGTQPLNIELDHNDIYHALRKEEFHSSILDMEVEGGKSEKVLLRAVQWHAYKQQVLHIDFQRVDANKALHTKVPLHFVNADVSPAVKLSSAVITHVLTELEVSCLPADLPQFIEADLSKLEAGASLHLADVTLPKGVTYVAHGGDANPVLASALTKGGPADEADAGEAAGDAAAPQA; encoded by the coding sequence ATGAAATTCAATGCCACCACGCGTAGCGTCCAGGGATCGAGTGCGAGCCGCCGCCTGCGCCGCGCGGGCCGCGTTCCCGCCATCGTTTACGGCGTCGGCACCCAGCCCCTGAACATCGAGCTCGACCACAACGACATCTACCATGCCCTGCGCAAGGAAGAGTTCCACTCGTCCATCCTGGACATGGAAGTCGAAGGCGGCAAGTCCGAGAAGGTGCTGCTGCGCGCCGTGCAATGGCACGCCTACAAGCAGCAAGTGCTGCACATCGACTTCCAGCGCGTCGACGCCAACAAGGCCCTGCACACCAAGGTGCCGCTGCACTTCGTCAACGCCGACGTGTCGCCCGCCGTCAAGCTGAGCAGCGCCGTCATCACCCACGTGCTGACCGAGCTCGAAGTGAGCTGCCTGCCGGCCGACCTGCCCCAGTTCATCGAAGCCGACCTGAGCAAGCTGGAAGCCGGCGCCTCGCTGCACCTGGCCGACGTGACGCTGCCCAAGGGCGTGACCTACGTTGCGCACGGCGGCGACGCCAACCCGGTGCTGGCCTCGGCCCTGACCAAGGGTGGCCCGGCTGACGAAGCCGACGCCGGCGAAGCCGCTGGCGACGCTGCCGCGCCCCAGGCCTAA
- the mutM gene encoding bifunctional DNA-formamidopyrimidine glycosylase/DNA-(apurinic or apyrimidinic site) lyase has product MPELPEVETTRRGIDTVMTGRPLVRLVVREPRLRWPVPADLPATLSGRTVLECGRRGKYLLLRFDHGTQIVHLGMSGSLRRVPEAEAPRRHDHVEWVFDHAVLRLHDPRRFGAVLWHPADAGPVEFHPLLAKLGIEPFDPRFGGAWLRDQFRGRSAPIKQILLAGEAVVGVGNIYASESLFRAGIHPGTPARRLSLARCEKLAAAIQATLGDALASGGSTLRDYVGAGGEPGSYFDIHAAVYERENQPCRVCGTPIRRIVQGQRATYYCVRCQRA; this is encoded by the coding sequence ATGCCCGAACTGCCTGAAGTCGAGACCACCCGACGCGGAATCGACACCGTCATGACAGGCCGCCCGCTGGTTCGCCTGGTCGTCCGCGAACCGCGCCTGCGCTGGCCCGTCCCCGCCGACCTGCCCGCCACGCTCTCCGGCCGCACCGTGCTGGAATGCGGGCGGCGGGGGAAATATCTCCTGCTGCGCTTCGACCACGGCACCCAGATCGTGCACCTGGGAATGTCCGGCTCCCTGCGCCGCGTGCCGGAGGCCGAAGCCCCGCGCCGCCACGACCACGTCGAATGGGTATTCGACCATGCCGTGCTGCGCCTGCACGATCCGCGCCGTTTCGGTGCGGTGCTGTGGCATCCGGCCGATGCCGGACCCGTCGAATTCCATCCCCTGCTGGCCAAGCTGGGCATCGAGCCCTTCGATCCCCGCTTCGGCGGCGCGTGGCTGCGCGACCAGTTCCGCGGGCGGTCGGCGCCCATCAAGCAGATACTGCTGGCGGGCGAGGCGGTCGTCGGCGTGGGCAATATCTACGCATCGGAAAGCCTGTTCCGCGCCGGCATCCATCCGGGTACGCCGGCGCGCCGGCTTTCGCTCGCGCGCTGCGAAAAGCTCGCCGCCGCCATCCAGGCCACCCTGGGCGACGCCCTGGCCTCGGGAGGCAGCACCCTGCGCGACTATGTCGGCGCCGGTGGCGAGCCCGGCAGCTACTTCGACATCCATGCGGCCGTCTACGAGCGCGAGAACCAGCCTTGCCGGGTCTGCGGCACGCCCATCCGCCGCATCGTGCAAGGGCAGCGCGCCACCTACTATTGCGTCCGCTGCCAGCGCGCCTGA
- a CDS encoding ribose-phosphate pyrophosphokinase codes for MSKDSFMIFTGTANTRLAVDVANHLDMSLGKMTVGRFSDGEVMVEINENVRGKDVFVLQPTCAPTNDNLMEIMVMVDALRRASAGRITAAIPYFGYARQDRRPRSARVAISAKVVANMLQVAGVDRVLTMDLHADQIQGFFDIPVDNIYAGPILLGDIWRRNFSNLVVVSPDIGGVVRARALAKQLEADLAIIDKRRPRANVSEVMNIIGEIDGRTCIIMDDMVDTAGTLCKAAQALKERGAGAVYAYCTHAVLSGGAVERIEGSELDELVVTDTIPLSESARSGKKIRQLSCAGLLGETILRISNAESVSSLFAD; via the coding sequence ATGTCAAAAGACAGCTTCATGATTTTCACGGGGACGGCCAACACCCGTCTGGCCGTTGACGTCGCCAACCACCTGGACATGTCGCTGGGCAAGATGACGGTCGGCCGCTTCTCCGACGGCGAAGTGATGGTCGAAATCAATGAAAACGTGCGCGGCAAGGACGTTTTCGTGCTGCAGCCCACCTGTGCGCCGACCAACGACAACCTGATGGAAATCATGGTCATGGTCGATGCCCTGCGCCGCGCGTCGGCCGGCCGCATCACCGCCGCCATTCCCTATTTCGGCTATGCGCGCCAGGACCGCCGCCCGCGTTCGGCGCGCGTGGCCATTTCGGCCAAGGTCGTGGCCAACATGCTGCAGGTCGCCGGCGTCGACCGCGTGCTGACGATGGACCTGCACGCGGACCAGATCCAGGGTTTCTTCGACATTCCCGTGGACAACATCTACGCTGGTCCCATCCTGCTGGGCGACATCTGGCGCCGCAATTTCTCCAACCTGGTCGTGGTGTCCCCCGACATCGGCGGCGTGGTGCGCGCCCGCGCGCTGGCCAAGCAACTGGAAGCCGACCTGGCCATCATCGACAAGCGGCGTCCGCGCGCCAACGTGTCGGAAGTCATGAACATCATCGGCGAAATCGACGGCCGCACCTGCATCATCATGGATGACATGGTCGACACCGCCGGTACGCTGTGCAAGGCCGCGCAGGCGCTGAAAGAGCGCGGCGCCGGCGCCGTGTATGCCTATTGCACGCACGCGGTGCTGTCGGGCGGCGCGGTCGAGCGCATCGAGGGTTCGGAGCTGGACGAGCTGGTCGTCACCGACACCATCCCGCTGTCGGAATCGGCGCGCTCGGGCAAGAAGATCCGCCAGTTGTCCTGCGCCGGGCTGCTGGGCGAAACCATCCTGCGTATTTCCAACGCGGAATCGGTCAGTTCGCTGTTCGCGGACTGA
- the lolB gene encoding lipoprotein insertase outer membrane protein LolB, with protein sequence MALLCGALAGCVTPDRIAGSGAQNEFSRVGRFALTVNQDDGRQNAVQGGFSWLDDGRRYVLDLTTPLGSTQARVEGRPGLATLDKADGTHLQASDPDALAQDALGSRVPVSGLRDWLRGRLAPQPPAQDVQRDDQQRVAAFQQGGWSARLSRYDDLGPQLLVLERRESDRSILLRLVVTPDS encoded by the coding sequence GTGGCGCTGCTGTGCGGCGCGCTGGCGGGCTGCGTGACGCCCGACCGCATCGCCGGCTCCGGCGCGCAGAACGAGTTTTCCCGGGTGGGCCGTTTCGCGCTCACCGTCAACCAGGACGACGGCCGCCAGAACGCCGTGCAGGGCGGCTTTTCCTGGCTCGACGATGGCCGCCGCTATGTCCTGGACCTGACCACGCCGCTGGGCTCGACGCAGGCCCGCGTGGAAGGCCGGCCGGGGCTGGCCACGCTCGACAAGGCCGACGGCACGCACTTGCAGGCCAGCGACCCCGACGCCCTGGCGCAGGATGCCCTCGGCAGCCGCGTGCCGGTCTCGGGCCTGCGCGACTGGCTGCGCGGGCGCCTCGCGCCGCAGCCGCCGGCGCAGGACGTGCAGCGCGACGACCAGCAACGGGTCGCGGCGTTCCAGCAGGGCGGCTGGTCGGCGCGTTTGTCGCGCTATGACGACCTCGGGCCGCAACTGCTGGTGCTGGAGCGGCGCGAGTCCGATCGCAGCATCCTGTTGCGCCTCGTCGTCACGCCGGATTCCTGA
- the hmgA gene encoding homogentisate 1,2-dioxygenase produces MDLPYQTGFGGSFATEALPGALPQGRNSPTRCPYGLYAEQISGTAFTAPRAENRRSWLYRIQPAARHEPFEALAKPPRWSSDAAAYPATPNQLRWSPPPMPDAPTDFVDGVFTLGGNGGPDEQSGVGIHLYAANRPMEGRFFYDADGELLFVPQEGRLLLSTELGRLEIAPREIAVVPRGIRFRVELPDGQARGYLLENFGAPLRLPELGPIGSNGLANARDFQTPAAWYEDRAGDFLLVGKFAGAFWQARIDHSPLDVVAWHGTHAPYKYDLRRFNVIGSISFDHPDPSIFTVLTSPSDTAGTANVDFAIFPPRILAMENTFRPPWFHRNVASEFMGLIHGVYDAKAEGFLPGGASLHNCMSGHGPDADTFEKASRADTSQPHYIRDTMAFMFETRRVIRPTAQALASPQRQADYYTCWQDLRRHFTPGQA; encoded by the coding sequence ATGGACCTGCCCTACCAGACAGGCTTCGGCGGCAGCTTCGCCACCGAGGCCCTGCCCGGCGCCCTGCCGCAAGGCCGCAACTCGCCGACCCGCTGTCCTTACGGCCTGTATGCCGAGCAGATTTCCGGCACGGCCTTCACCGCGCCGCGCGCGGAAAACCGGCGTAGCTGGCTCTACCGTATCCAGCCGGCCGCGCGCCACGAGCCGTTCGAGGCACTGGCGAAGCCGCCACGGTGGAGCAGCGACGCCGCCGCCTACCCGGCCACGCCCAACCAATTGCGCTGGAGCCCGCCGCCCATGCCGGACGCGCCCACCGACTTCGTCGACGGCGTTTTCACCCTGGGCGGCAATGGCGGCCCCGACGAGCAAAGCGGCGTCGGCATCCACCTCTACGCCGCCAACAGGCCGATGGAAGGCCGCTTCTTCTACGACGCGGACGGCGAACTCCTGTTCGTGCCGCAGGAGGGCCGGCTGCTGCTGTCGACCGAGCTCGGCCGGCTGGAGATCGCGCCGCGGGAAATCGCCGTCGTCCCGCGCGGCATACGGTTTCGCGTCGAGCTTCCGGACGGCCAGGCGCGCGGCTACCTGCTGGAGAATTTCGGCGCCCCGCTGCGCCTGCCGGAGCTCGGGCCCATCGGGTCCAACGGCCTGGCCAACGCGCGCGATTTCCAGACGCCGGCGGCCTGGTACGAAGACCGGGCCGGCGATTTTCTGCTGGTCGGCAAATTCGCCGGCGCGTTCTGGCAGGCCCGCATCGATCATTCACCCCTCGACGTGGTGGCCTGGCACGGCACGCATGCACCCTATAAATACGACCTGCGCCGCTTCAACGTCATCGGCTCGATCAGCTTCGACCACCCCGACCCGTCCATCTTCACCGTGCTGACCTCGCCCTCCGACACCGCGGGGACGGCCAACGTGGATTTCGCCATCTTTCCGCCGCGCATCCTGGCCATGGAGAACACCTTTCGGCCGCCCTGGTTCCACCGCAACGTCGCCAGCGAGTTCATGGGCCTGATCCACGGCGTCTACGACGCCAAGGCGGAAGGCTTCCTGCCCGGCGGCGCCAGCCTGCACAATTGCATGAGCGGCCACGGGCCGGACGCCGACACCTTCGAAAAAGCCTCGCGCGCCGACACCTCGCAACCGCACTACATCCGCGACACCATGGCCTTCATGTTCGAAACGCGCCGCGTCATCCGACCCACGGCACAAGCGCTCGCGTCGCCGCAGCGCCAGGCCGATTACTACACCTGCTGGCAGGACCTGCGCCGGCACTTCACGCCGGGCCAGGCGTGA
- the ispE gene encoding 4-(cytidine 5'-diphospho)-2-C-methyl-D-erythritol kinase: protein MNLYDVPAPAKLNLFLHVVGRRPDGYHLLQTVFRFVDLADTLHFSARDDGRIERDRPLAGVDPEQDLTVRAARALQAASGTRQGATIALEKRIPMGGGLGGGSSDAASTLIALNRLWGTGLTRAQLMRLALPLGADVPVFVFGQSAFAEGVGEDLSAVPLPPRAYLIAQPDASVPTPVVFSDPDLTRDTKLITIADFLASPYFHRGQPSRGYFGRNDLEPVVYRRFPEVLRAARWLSGTERAAENPEKDRGLDVRMSGSGACLFAEFDSIEKAVLAEREIAATMRVAGSTSTSQATQESPPRFRLLQACPGLAEHPLRHWIAS, encoded by the coding sequence GTGAACCTCTACGACGTTCCCGCCCCCGCCAAGCTCAATCTCTTCCTGCACGTGGTCGGCCGCCGGCCCGACGGCTACCACCTGCTGCAGACCGTATTCCGCTTCGTCGATCTCGCCGACACCCTGCATTTCTCCGCCCGCGACGACGGCCGCATCGAACGCGACCGGCCGCTGGCCGGCGTCGATCCCGAGCAGGACCTGACCGTGCGCGCCGCGCGCGCCTTGCAGGCGGCCTCCGGCACGCGCCAGGGCGCCACCATCGCGCTGGAAAAGCGCATTCCCATGGGCGGCGGGCTGGGGGGCGGGTCGAGCGACGCGGCGTCCACCTTGATTGCCCTGAATCGCTTGTGGGGGACGGGTCTGACGCGCGCGCAGTTGATGCGCCTGGCCCTGCCCCTGGGCGCGGACGTGCCGGTGTTCGTCTTCGGCCAGTCGGCCTTCGCCGAAGGGGTGGGCGAGGACCTGTCGGCGGTGCCGCTGCCGCCGCGGGCGTACCTGATCGCCCAGCCGGACGCCAGCGTGCCCACGCCTGTTGTTTTTTCCGACCCGGATTTGACACGGGACACGAAACTGATCACAATAGCGGACTTTCTTGCTTCGCCTTATTTCCACCGGGGGCAACCCTCCCGAGGATACTTCGGCCGCAATGATCTGGAACCGGTGGTCTATCGGCGCTTTCCGGAAGTTCTCCGGGCTGCGCGGTGGTTGTCGGGAACGGAACGTGCAGCGGAGAATCCGGAAAAGGATCGCGGTTTGGATGTGCGTATGTCAGGATCCGGCGCCTGTTTGTTTGCCGAATTCGACAGCATCGAAAAAGCGGTTTTGGCAGAGCGTGAAATTGCCGCTACAATGCGCGTCGCTGGTTCAACCAGTACGTCGCAAGCGACGCAAGAATCGCCTCCGCGGTTCCGGTTATTGCAGGCTTGTCCTGGTTTGGCCGAACATCCGCTCAGGCACTGGATTGCTAGCTAG